Proteins from one Streptomyces genisteinicus genomic window:
- a CDS encoding NAD(P)/FAD-dependent oxidoreductase, with translation MLVVGAGPAGLAAAARLAALGAGRVEILEREQQPGGIPRHSLHRGFGPRHRPVEGPVYVRPLVAAAVAAGAVLRTRVAATGWAGPRTLDVSGPDGPERITARAVVLATGARERSRGARLIPGTRPEGVLTTGELQQDVHLYGRRPGRRAVVVGAESVALAAVRTLRAAGTEVVALVTDRSRAPLRSPRGRVPVVTGATVTELTGRGRLTGVRLRCADGVHRLIDCDTVVLTGDWTPEHELARLGGLVLDPATRGPAVDTGLRTTVPGVFAAGNLLHGTEPAAVAAEEGRHAARAVLRHLHSGGAATGHGAPAVAAVPVKVAAPLLRITPNLLSAAPAPPPGGRFLLRAGERVARPVLVAAQAGRVIGRAALPATAVPDRSFPLHAPFLAAADPSAGPVRLTLLPGDRA, from the coding sequence GTGCTGGTCGTCGGCGCCGGGCCCGCCGGGCTCGCGGCCGCGGCGCGCCTCGCCGCCCTCGGCGCCGGCCGTGTCGAGATCCTCGAACGCGAACAGCAGCCCGGCGGCATCCCGCGCCACTCCCTCCACCGCGGCTTCGGTCCGCGCCACCGGCCCGTCGAGGGCCCCGTGTACGTCCGGCCGCTGGTCGCCGCCGCCGTCGCGGCGGGCGCCGTCCTGCGCACCCGGGTCGCCGCCACCGGCTGGGCCGGGCCCCGCACCCTCGACGTCTCCGGGCCGGACGGTCCGGAGCGGATCACCGCCCGTGCCGTCGTCCTCGCCACGGGTGCACGGGAGCGGTCGCGCGGCGCCCGGCTGATCCCGGGCACCCGGCCCGAAGGGGTGCTGACCACGGGCGAACTCCAGCAGGACGTCCACCTGTACGGCAGACGCCCCGGCCGCCGGGCCGTCGTCGTCGGCGCGGAGTCCGTCGCCCTGGCCGCGGTGCGCACACTGCGCGCCGCGGGCACCGAGGTCGTCGCCCTCGTCACCGACCGCTCCCGGGCGCCGCTGCGGTCGCCGCGCGGCCGGGTCCCGGTCGTCACCGGGGCGACGGTCACCGAGCTGACCGGGCGCGGCAGGCTCACCGGCGTACGGCTGCGCTGTGCCGACGGCGTGCACCGGCTGATCGACTGCGACACCGTGGTCCTGACCGGCGACTGGACACCCGAGCACGAACTCGCCCGCCTCGGCGGCCTCGTCCTCGACCCGGCCACGCGCGGACCGGCGGTCGACACCGGCCTGCGGACCACGGTTCCCGGAGTCTTCGCCGCCGGGAACCTGCTCCACGGCACCGAACCGGCCGCGGTCGCGGCCGAGGAGGGCCGCCACGCGGCCCGGGCGGTCCTGCGCCACCTGCACTCCGGCGGTGCCGCGACCGGTCACGGCGCCCCGGCCGTCGCCGCCGTCCCCGTCAAGGTGGCGGCGCCGCTGCTGCGGATCACCCCGAACCTGCTGTCCGCCGCCCCCGCGCCGCCGCCCGGTGGCCGCTTCCTCCTGCGCGCGGGCGAGCGCGTCGCCCGTCCGGTGCTCGTCGCCGCACAGGCCGGCCGCGTCATCGGCCGCGCCGCCCTGCCGGCGACGGCTGTGCCGGACCGGTCCTTCCCGCTCCACGCCCCGTTTCTCGCCGCCGCCGATCCGTCCGCCGGCCCCGTCCGCCTGACCCTCCTGCCCGGAGACCGCGCCTGA
- a CDS encoding bifunctional transcriptional activator/DNA repair enzyme AdaA has product MTTEDARLARTPAGTGRAVDDRTGTRRAATRTAGTDPAGPGRTAAERAEWAEDSRYEAVTSRDARFDGVFFFAVSTTGIYCRPSCPAVTPKRRNVSFFRTAAAAQGAGYRACRRCRPDAVPGSAEWNVRADVVGRAMRLIGDGVVDREGVSGLAARLGYSARQVQRQLNAEVGAGPIALARAQRGHTARILLQTTTLRAAEIAFAAGFASVRQFNDTIREICAATPGELRSSRGRHGARPDGASGVPLRLAYRGPYERAAMFDRLAADALPGVEEVTGARGARVLRRTLALPAGPAVAEVHERSGGAWLDCRLHLDDLRDLTTATQRMRRLLDLDADPEAVAERLGADPLLAPLVAARPGLRVPGAADPHESALRIAAGGRAAELVAAYGGEPTGSGTGPSRLFPDAARLAAAGPPAVRALAAALACGDIALDPGADRGETERRLAALPGIGAATAARIRRHALGDPDVLVPGDPVPPAADPERWRPWRSYAAAHLAFAGRR; this is encoded by the coding sequence ATGACCACCGAGGACGCACGACTCGCGCGCACCCCGGCCGGGACGGGCCGGGCCGTGGACGACCGCACCGGAACGCGCCGGGCCGCAACGCGTACGGCCGGAACGGACCCGGCCGGGCCCGGCCGCACCGCGGCCGAGCGGGCCGAGTGGGCCGAGGACAGCAGGTACGAGGCCGTGACCAGCCGGGACGCCCGGTTCGACGGCGTGTTCTTCTTCGCCGTGTCCACCACCGGCATCTACTGCCGGCCCAGCTGCCCCGCCGTCACCCCCAAGCGCCGCAACGTGTCCTTCTTCCGCACCGCGGCCGCCGCGCAGGGCGCCGGGTACCGCGCCTGCCGGCGCTGCCGTCCGGACGCCGTGCCCGGTTCCGCGGAGTGGAACGTCCGCGCGGACGTGGTGGGCCGCGCCATGCGGCTGATCGGCGACGGGGTGGTGGACCGCGAGGGCGTGTCCGGCCTCGCCGCCCGTCTCGGCTACAGCGCCCGCCAGGTCCAGCGCCAGCTCAACGCCGAAGTCGGCGCCGGTCCGATCGCCCTCGCCCGCGCCCAGCGCGGCCACACCGCGCGCATCCTCCTCCAGACCACGACACTCCGGGCGGCCGAGATCGCGTTCGCCGCGGGCTTCGCCAGCGTGCGGCAGTTCAACGACACCATCCGCGAGATCTGCGCGGCCACCCCCGGCGAACTCCGCTCGTCGCGCGGCCGCCACGGCGCCCGGCCCGACGGCGCCTCAGGGGTCCCGCTGCGCCTGGCCTACCGGGGGCCGTACGAGCGCGCCGCCATGTTCGACCGGCTCGCGGCCGACGCGCTGCCGGGCGTGGAGGAGGTCACCGGAGCGAGGGGGGCCCGCGTCCTGCGCCGCACGCTCGCCCTGCCGGCCGGGCCCGCGGTGGCCGAGGTCCACGAACGCTCCGGCGGTGCCTGGCTGGACTGCCGCCTCCACCTGGACGACCTGCGGGACCTCACCACCGCGACCCAGCGGATGCGCCGGCTGCTCGACCTCGACGCGGACCCGGAGGCCGTCGCCGAACGGCTCGGTGCCGACCCGCTGCTCGCCCCCCTCGTCGCGGCCCGCCCGGGGCTCCGGGTGCCCGGAGCAGCCGACCCCCACGAGAGCGCCCTGCGCATCGCGGCCGGGGGACGGGCCGCGGAACTGGTCGCCGCGTACGGCGGGGAGCCGACCGGCTCCGGGACCGGACCGTCACGCCTCTTCCCGGACGCGGCCCGGCTCGCCGCGGCGGGCCCGCCCGCCGTGCGCGCGCTCGCCGCCGCGCTCGCCTGCGGCGACATCGCCCTGGACCCCGGCGCCGACCGCGGCGAGACCGAGCGCCGGCTCGCCGCCCTCCCCGGCATCGGGGCCGCCACGGCTGCCCGCATCCGCCGCCATGCCCTCGGCGACCCGGACGTCCTGGTGCCCGGCGACCCGGTCCCGCCGGCCGCCGATCCGGAACGCTGGCGGCCGTGGCGCTCCTACGCCGCGGCCCACCTGGCCTTCGCCGGGCGCCGCTGA
- a CDS encoding DoxX family protein, with protein sequence MTTILRRDIGLLALRLGTGAVLAAHGTQKLFGWFGGGGLEGTTKGMEAMGFHPPKQSALAAGLAETGSGVLLMLGLATPAAGAAAAGNMAGAVSVHAPAGFFAQSGGFEYPAYLGFTAAGVGLVGPGRYSLDHATSHRFDQPWVIATAFVASAVAAAAIVGKRVRDQVVEEAEGTEEE encoded by the coding sequence ATGACGACCATCCTCCGACGCGACATCGGCCTGCTCGCCCTGCGGCTCGGCACCGGTGCCGTGCTCGCGGCCCACGGCACGCAGAAGCTCTTCGGCTGGTTCGGCGGCGGGGGCCTGGAGGGCACCACCAAGGGGATGGAGGCGATGGGCTTCCATCCGCCCAAGCAGAGCGCGCTGGCCGCCGGCCTCGCGGAGACCGGTTCGGGTGTGCTGCTCATGCTCGGTCTCGCGACGCCCGCGGCGGGCGCGGCCGCGGCCGGGAACATGGCCGGTGCGGTGTCCGTGCACGCGCCCGCGGGGTTCTTCGCCCAGTCGGGCGGCTTCGAGTACCCGGCCTACCTGGGGTTCACGGCCGCCGGTGTCGGCCTGGTCGGCCCGGGGCGCTACTCCCTCGACCACGCGACCTCGCACCGGTTCGACCAGCCCTGGGTCATCGCCACCGCCTTCGTCGCGAGCGCGGTCGCGGCGGCGGCCATCGTCGGCAAGCGCGTCCGCGACCAGGTCGTCGAGGAGGCCGAGGGCACGGAAGAGGAGTGA
- a CDS encoding FAD-dependent oxidoreductase, whose translation MTFAITQTCCSDATCVAVCPVNCIHPTPEERAFGSTEMLYIDPKTCIDCGACADACPVDAIFPVDALAPDQQEYAAVNAAYFEEDGQPGPADDSPNFHTWSEPRFARSLPADFAPLRVAVVGTGPAGMYAAEDLLLHTAAEVTLIDRLPVAGGLVRYGVAPDHPATRRVGETFARFHTHPRVRMYLGLEVGRDVSAQEIAAHHDAVVYAVGASADRRLGLPDEERPGIVSATEFVAWYNAHPEVAPDAIDLSAARVVVVGNGNVALDVARILACDPETLAGTDIADHALAALRAGAVREVVVVGRRGPEHAAYTRSEALALRHLPGVRLVVDAHDPRTGEAIDAAGPRDKASVLRDVDRERVDWSRPPGGERRIVLRFHSSVRGVSGGDGVQAVEVSGTGEGAGEGTRIPAGLLLRAVGYRGLPVTGLPFDEATATVPHHGGRVDGMPGTYVVGWIKRGPSGGIGANRTCAAETVGTLLADAVAGTLPAPKGSARAFQRLARRRNRDLVDARGLAGIERAERTRGDREGRPRVKLATVGELVSAAKGPWRLTR comes from the coding sequence ATGACCTTCGCCATCACCCAGACCTGTTGCAGCGACGCGACCTGCGTCGCCGTCTGCCCGGTCAACTGCATCCACCCGACTCCCGAGGAACGCGCCTTCGGCAGCACGGAGATGCTGTACATCGACCCGAAGACCTGCATCGACTGCGGCGCCTGCGCCGACGCCTGCCCGGTCGACGCGATCTTCCCCGTGGACGCCCTCGCACCGGACCAGCAGGAGTACGCGGCGGTCAACGCGGCGTACTTCGAGGAGGACGGACAGCCCGGACCGGCCGACGACAGCCCCAACTTCCACACCTGGAGCGAACCGCGGTTCGCACGCTCGCTGCCGGCCGACTTCGCGCCGCTGCGCGTCGCCGTCGTCGGCACCGGGCCCGCGGGCATGTACGCGGCCGAGGACCTGCTGCTGCACACCGCGGCCGAGGTGACGCTGATCGACCGGCTCCCGGTGGCGGGCGGCCTGGTCCGCTACGGCGTGGCCCCCGACCACCCGGCGACCAGAAGGGTCGGCGAGACCTTCGCCCGCTTCCACACCCACCCCCGGGTGCGGATGTACCTCGGCCTGGAGGTTGGGCGGGACGTGTCGGCGCAGGAGATCGCCGCCCACCACGACGCGGTCGTCTACGCCGTCGGGGCGTCGGCGGACCGGCGGCTGGGGCTGCCGGACGAGGAGCGTCCGGGCATCGTCTCCGCGACGGAGTTCGTCGCCTGGTACAACGCCCACCCCGAGGTCGCGCCCGACGCGATCGACCTGTCCGCCGCACGGGTGGTCGTGGTCGGCAACGGGAACGTCGCCCTGGACGTCGCCCGGATCCTCGCGTGCGACCCCGAGACGCTGGCCGGGACGGACATCGCCGACCACGCGCTGGCGGCCCTGCGCGCCGGTGCGGTGCGGGAGGTCGTGGTGGTGGGCCGCCGCGGCCCGGAGCACGCCGCCTACACCCGCTCCGAGGCGCTCGCGCTGCGGCACCTGCCCGGAGTGCGGCTCGTCGTCGACGCGCACGACCCGCGGACCGGCGAGGCGATCGACGCGGCAGGCCCCCGGGACAAGGCGAGTGTGCTGCGGGACGTCGACCGGGAGCGGGTGGACTGGTCCCGGCCCCCGGGCGGGGAGCGGCGCATCGTGCTGCGCTTCCACTCCTCGGTGCGCGGGGTGAGCGGCGGGGACGGCGTACAGGCCGTCGAGGTGTCCGGCACCGGGGAAGGCGCCGGAGAGGGCACGCGGATTCCGGCCGGGCTGCTGCTGCGCGCCGTCGGCTACCGCGGGCTGCCGGTGACGGGGCTGCCGTTCGACGAGGCCACGGCGACGGTGCCGCACCACGGCGGCAGGGTCGACGGCATGCCGGGGACGTACGTCGTCGGCTGGATCAAGCGCGGCCCGTCGGGCGGGATCGGGGCGAACCGCACCTGCGCGGCCGAGACCGTCGGCACACTGCTCGCGGACGCGGTCGCCGGGACGCTCCCGGCGCCGAAGGGGTCGGCCAGGGCGTTCCAGCGGCTCGCCCGCCGCCGCAACCGGGATCTGGTGGACGCACGCGGCCTCGCCGGGATCGAACGCGCCGAACGCACCCGCGGCGACCGCGAGGGCCGCCCCCGGGTCAAGCTGGCGACGGTCGGCGAACTGGTCTCGGCGGCGAAGGGGCCCTGGCGGCTCACCCGTTGA
- a CDS encoding AurF N-oxygenase family protein, translating into MASSTVRPHAQEEPLPDDGVARRLLESSAILAYDPAVEVDWDTPLDKDFHGASPEWCSLYGTAYWAELTDAQRKELTRQEAASVASTGIWFEMILQQMVLRDIYAKDPTGAEFQWALTEIAEECRHSIMFARGAQKLGAPAYRPSRPVLELGRVFKTLAFGEAAYASILVAEEVLDVMQRDWMRDERVVPFVRTINNIHVVEESRHMKFARDETRKRLAGAGRVRRQINAFVIAVASYVIVTSMVNRKVYVHAGLDEKRALAEARANQHHKSMMRSSCSGLMEFLASARLLTKPALAFYKRANLI; encoded by the coding sequence ATGGCAAGCAGCACGGTACGGCCGCACGCCCAGGAGGAACCGCTCCCCGACGACGGCGTCGCCCGCCGTCTGCTGGAGTCCTCCGCGATCCTGGCCTACGACCCCGCCGTCGAGGTGGACTGGGACACCCCCCTCGACAAGGACTTCCACGGCGCCAGCCCGGAATGGTGCTCCCTCTACGGGACCGCCTACTGGGCCGAGTTGACCGACGCGCAGCGCAAGGAGCTGACGCGCCAGGAAGCCGCGTCGGTGGCGAGCACCGGCATCTGGTTCGAGATGATCCTGCAGCAGATGGTGCTCCGCGACATCTACGCCAAGGACCCGACCGGCGCCGAGTTCCAGTGGGCCCTCACCGAGATCGCCGAGGAGTGCCGGCACTCCATCATGTTCGCGCGCGGCGCCCAGAAGCTCGGCGCCCCCGCGTACCGGCCCTCCCGCCCGGTGCTCGAACTGGGCCGCGTCTTCAAGACGCTGGCGTTCGGCGAGGCGGCGTACGCGTCGATCCTGGTCGCCGAGGAGGTGCTGGACGTGATGCAGCGCGACTGGATGCGGGACGAGAGGGTCGTGCCGTTCGTCCGCACGATCAACAACATCCATGTCGTCGAGGAGTCCCGGCACATGAAGTTCGCCCGGGACGAGACGCGCAAGCGGCTGGCCGGAGCCGGCCGGGTGCGCCGCCAGATCAACGCGTTCGTGATCGCCGTGGCCTCGTACGTCATCGTCACCAGCATGGTGAACCGCAAGGTGTACGTCCACGCCGGCCTCGACGAGAAGCGGGCCCTGGCCGAGGCGCGGGCCAACCAGCACCACAAGTCGATGATGCGGTCCAGCTGTTCGGGCCTGATGGAATTCCTCGCCTCCGCACGTCTCCTGACCAAGCCTGCGCTCGCGTTCTACAAGCGTGCCAACCTGATCTGA
- a CDS encoding electron transfer flavoprotein subunit alpha/FixB family protein translates to MAEVLVFVDHVDGAVRKPTLELLTLARRIGEPVAVAVGAGAADTASVLAGHGAVGVLTADAPEFAEYLVVPKVEALQAAVEAVSPSAVLVPSSAEGKEIAARLAVRIGSGLITDAVDLEAGEQGPVATQSAFAASFTTKSRVSKGVPVVTVKPNSAPVEPVQAAGAVEALAVSFSEKATGTRVTSRTPRESTGRPELTEAAIVVSGGRGVNGAENFAVIEALADSLGAAVGASRAAVDAGWYPHTNQVGQTGKSVSPQLYIASGISGAIQHRAGMQTSKTIVAINKDAEAPIFDLVDYGVVGDLFAVVPQLTEEINTRKG, encoded by the coding sequence ATGGCTGAAGTTCTCGTCTTTGTCGATCACGTGGACGGTGCGGTCCGCAAGCCCACGCTGGAGCTGCTGACGCTGGCGCGTCGGATCGGTGAGCCGGTCGCGGTGGCGGTGGGTGCGGGTGCCGCCGACACGGCGTCGGTGCTGGCCGGGCACGGTGCGGTGGGGGTGCTGACCGCGGACGCGCCGGAGTTCGCCGAGTACCTGGTGGTCCCGAAGGTGGAGGCGTTGCAGGCCGCGGTCGAGGCGGTGTCGCCTTCGGCGGTGCTGGTGCCGTCGTCCGCGGAGGGCAAGGAGATCGCGGCGCGTCTGGCGGTGCGGATCGGTTCGGGTCTGATCACCGACGCGGTCGATCTGGAGGCCGGTGAGCAGGGTCCGGTGGCGACGCAGTCGGCGTTCGCCGCGTCGTTCACGACGAAGTCGCGTGTGTCGAAGGGTGTTCCGGTCGTCACGGTGAAGCCGAACTCGGCTCCGGTGGAGCCGGTTCAGGCCGCGGGTGCGGTCGAGGCGCTGGCGGTGTCGTTCTCGGAGAAGGCGACGGGGACGCGGGTGACCTCGCGTACGCCGCGGGAGTCGACCGGGCGTCCGGAGCTGACCGAGGCGGCGATCGTGGTCTCCGGTGGCCGGGGTGTCAACGGCGCGGAGAACTTCGCGGTCATCGAGGCGCTGGCGGACTCGCTCGGTGCGGCGGTCGGCGCCTCGCGTGCCGCGGTCGACGCCGGCTGGTACCCGCACACCAACCAGGTCGGCCAGACCGGCAAGAGCGTGTCCCCGCAGCTGTACATCGCCTCCGGCATCTCCGGCGCGATCCAGCACCGGGCCGGCATGCAGACCTCGAAGACCATCGTCGCGATCAACAAGGACGCCGAGGCCCCGATCTTCGACCTCGTCGACTACGGCGTCGTCGGCGACCTCTTCGCCGTCGTCCCCCAGCTCACCGAGGAGATCAACACCCGCAAGGGCTGA
- a CDS encoding electron transfer flavoprotein subunit beta/FixA family protein, which yields MSLRIVVCVKYVPDATGDRHFADDLTVDRDDVDGLLSELDEYAVEQALQIAENADDAEVTVLTVGPEDAKDALRKALSMGADKAIHVEDDDLHGTDVIGTSLVLAKAVEKAGFDLVISGMASTDGTMGVVPALLAERLGVPQVTLLSEVSVEGGTVTGRRDGDTASEQLEASLPAVVSVTDQSGEARYPSFKGIMAAKKKPVESWDLEDLEIDADEVGLAGAWSAVDSAAERPARTAGTIVKDEGEGGRQLAEFLAGQKFV from the coding sequence GTGAGCCTGAGGATCGTTGTCTGTGTGAAGTACGTGCCCGACGCCACCGGCGACCGGCACTTCGCCGATGACCTGACCGTCGACCGGGACGACGTCGACGGCCTGCTGTCGGAGCTGGACGAGTACGCGGTGGAGCAGGCGCTGCAGATCGCGGAGAACGCCGACGACGCCGAGGTGACGGTGTTGACGGTGGGTCCGGAGGACGCGAAGGACGCGCTGCGCAAGGCTCTGTCGATGGGTGCGGACAAGGCGATCCATGTCGAGGACGACGATCTGCACGGTACGGATGTGATCGGTACGTCGCTGGTGCTGGCGAAGGCGGTCGAGAAGGCCGGGTTCGATCTGGTGATCTCGGGGATGGCGTCGACGGACGGCACGATGGGTGTGGTTCCGGCGCTGCTGGCGGAGCGGCTGGGTGTGCCGCAGGTGACGCTGCTGTCGGAGGTGTCGGTCGAGGGTGGCACGGTGACGGGCCGCCGGGACGGTGACACGGCGTCGGAGCAGCTGGAGGCGTCGCTGCCGGCGGTGGTGTCGGTGACGGACCAGTCGGGCGAGGCCCGGTACCCGTCGTTCAAGGGGATCATGGCGGCGAAGAAGAAGCCGGTGGAGTCCTGGGACCTGGAGGACCTGGAGATCGACGCGGACGAGGTCGGTCTCGCGGGTGCGTGGAGCGCGGTGGACTCGGCGGCCGAGCGTCCGGCGCGCACGGCGGGCACGATCGTCAAGGACGAGGGCGAGGGCGGCAGGCAGCTCGCCGAGTTCCTCGCGGGTCAGAAGTTCGTCTGA
- a CDS encoding TetR family transcriptional regulator: MRETLAEAAFQLFLERGFERTTVDEIVARAGVGRRSFFRYFPSKEDAVFPDHERCLADMTDFLARGTERDPVRAVCAAARLVTRMYAAKPEFSVQRYRLTQEVPGLRTYELSVVRRYERTMAGHLRGCWRQDPDGSLRAEVVAAAVVAAHNNALRAWLRSGGAGDAEAAVERALATVVEVWSAPAAPVVAAPADGSGASAGDGAAGGGDVVVLLARRDAPLWRVVQQVEAVLGTSGRNN; the protein is encoded by the coding sequence ATGCGGGAGACCCTGGCCGAGGCGGCGTTCCAGCTCTTCCTGGAGCGGGGCTTCGAGCGGACCACCGTGGACGAGATCGTCGCCAGAGCCGGTGTCGGGCGCCGGTCGTTCTTCCGCTACTTCCCCTCCAAGGAGGACGCGGTCTTCCCCGACCACGAGCGCTGTCTCGCGGACATGACCGACTTCCTCGCGCGCGGCACGGAGCGGGACCCGGTGCGCGCGGTGTGCGCGGCGGCCCGTCTGGTGACGAGGATGTACGCGGCGAAGCCGGAGTTCTCGGTCCAGCGCTACCGGCTGACGCAGGAGGTGCCGGGGCTGCGCACCTACGAGCTCTCCGTGGTGCGGCGGTACGAGCGCACCATGGCCGGTCATCTGCGCGGCTGCTGGCGGCAGGACCCGGACGGCTCGCTCCGTGCCGAGGTGGTGGCCGCCGCGGTGGTGGCCGCGCACAACAACGCCCTGCGGGCGTGGCTCCGTTCGGGCGGCGCCGGGGACGCGGAGGCCGCGGTGGAGCGCGCCCTCGCCACGGTGGTCGAGGTGTGGTCCGCGCCCGCGGCCCCCGTCGTCGCCGCACCGGCGGACGGCTCGGGCGCCTCGGCCGGTGACGGGGCGGCGGGCGGCGGGGACGTCGTCGTCCTGCTGGCCCGCAGGGACGCCCCGCTCTGGCGGGTGGTCCAGCAGGTGGAGGCGGTCCTGGGGACATCTGGCCGAAATAATTGA
- a CDS encoding Zn-ribbon domain-containing OB-fold protein, which yields MSQPGSATAAPVCGETGLIYQRCRWCGTASFRRLLCPVCASSDLETARSDGDGIVVRTTVVHRYTKLARNESLVRFPEGFMLRCRVIGAPPHLVWAGERVRPAAGADFSEGEVVFEVCDTRDRELDRWR from the coding sequence GTGTCCCAGCCAGGAAGTGCCACCGCAGCGCCGGTGTGCGGGGAAACCGGACTGATCTATCAGCGCTGCCGTTGGTGCGGGACCGCCTCCTTCCGGCGGCTCCTGTGCCCGGTGTGCGCGTCGAGCGACCTGGAGACAGCCCGCAGCGACGGTGACGGCATCGTCGTCCGGACGACGGTGGTCCACCGCTACACCAAGCTCGCCCGCAACGAGTCGCTGGTCCGCTTCCCCGAGGGCTTCATGCTCCGCTGCCGGGTGATCGGTGCGCCGCCGCACCTGGTGTGGGCGGGGGAGCGGGTCCGTCCGGCGGCCGGGGCGGACTTCAGTGAGGGCGAGGTCGTCTTCGAGGTCTGCGACACCCGGGACCGGGAGCTCGACCGCTGGCGCTGA
- a CDS encoding oxygenase MpaB family protein produces MARYSRLREIRRMDPARDFERIHRLVTQYEFPWDYRQGLGVAFLRDYGVPRISELLDRTQEFERAGQKRYDDTLLFGYELVRDGFDSERARSTARHLNRIHGKYRIPNEDFLYVLATTVVGPVRWINRFGWRRLCPEEVRSIALVGRRTGELMGIEGAPDTYAEYEELLNDYERTMFAYAPANRRVAHATLRVMADWYPRPLRPAAVRMTLALLDEPLLRALGFPVQPAWARTAAERAVRARSRAVRLMPARPDRFPVRPRPRSYPLGWTLDDLGPHWAAGRPLEPLPGERPVSDRAAEPDSAERNHVPGRRRPARRHSPD; encoded by the coding sequence ATGGCCCGTTACAGCCGCCTGCGTGAGATCCGCCGGATGGACCCCGCCCGGGACTTCGAACGGATCCACCGGCTCGTCACCCAGTACGAGTTCCCCTGGGACTACCGGCAGGGGCTCGGGGTCGCCTTCCTGCGCGACTACGGGGTCCCGCGGATCTCGGAACTCCTCGACCGCACGCAGGAGTTCGAGCGCGCAGGCCAGAAGCGCTACGACGACACCCTGCTGTTCGGCTACGAACTCGTCCGCGACGGCTTCGACTCCGAGCGCGCCCGCTCCACCGCCCGCCACCTCAACCGCATCCACGGCAAGTACCGCATCCCCAACGAGGACTTCCTCTACGTGCTCGCCACCACCGTGGTGGGACCGGTGCGCTGGATCAACCGGTTCGGCTGGCGCCGGCTCTGCCCCGAGGAGGTGCGGTCCATCGCCCTGGTCGGCCGCAGGACCGGCGAACTGATGGGGATCGAGGGCGCGCCGGACACCTACGCGGAGTACGAGGAACTGCTGAACGACTACGAACGCACCATGTTCGCCTACGCGCCGGCGAACCGCCGGGTCGCCCACGCCACCCTGCGGGTCATGGCCGACTGGTATCCGCGGCCGCTGCGTCCGGCGGCCGTGCGGATGACCCTCGCCCTGCTCGACGAACCGCTGCTGCGGGCCCTCGGGTTCCCCGTGCAGCCGGCCTGGGCGCGCACCGCCGCCGAGCGCGCCGTGCGGGCCAGGTCCCGGGCCGTCAGGCTGATGCCCGCCCGCCCCGACCGGTTCCCCGTCCGGCCCCGGCCGCGGTCCTACCCGCTCGGCTGGACCCTCGACGATCTCGGACCCCACTGGGCCGCGGGCCGCCCGCTGGAACCGCTGCCCGGCGAGCGCCCGGTCAGCGACCGAGCAGCGGAACCAGATAGCGCAGAGCGAAATCACGTACCCGGTCGTCGTCGTCCAGCTCGAAGGCACTCACCGGATTGA
- a CDS encoding TetR/AcrR family transcriptional regulator, with the protein MTVRGDDDALLGDPGPGDPRPGDSGPGGPGPGGPGLGGEHGAAVPGDALTAQILDAAREQFTTFGLRRSTVDDVARRAGVSRVTVYRRIGSKDSLVSACLLREYHRFLADVDDAVADLPTVEERLVEGFTVVLRHIRSHPLVGGLLRLEPETMLPYLTVESGPAFLAVRGYLVDRLRQARLAEGQPESDPTPVAELMVRITVSFLLNPVSAFELDDDDRVRDFALRYLVPLLGR; encoded by the coding sequence ATGACGGTTCGCGGTGACGACGACGCGCTGCTCGGCGACCCGGGACCCGGGGACCCGCGGCCCGGCGATTCAGGACCCGGCGGACCGGGGCCCGGGGGCCCGGGGCTCGGCGGGGAGCACGGGGCGGCCGTGCCGGGCGACGCGCTCACGGCGCAGATCCTCGACGCGGCGCGGGAGCAGTTCACCACCTTCGGCCTGCGCCGCTCCACGGTCGACGACGTGGCGCGGCGGGCAGGAGTCTCCCGCGTGACGGTGTACCGCCGCATCGGCAGCAAGGACAGCCTGGTCTCCGCCTGCCTGCTGCGCGAGTACCACCGGTTCCTCGCGGACGTGGACGACGCCGTGGCCGATCTGCCGACGGTGGAGGAACGGCTGGTCGAGGGCTTCACCGTGGTCCTGCGGCACATCCGGAGCCATCCGCTGGTCGGCGGGCTGCTCCGGCTGGAGCCGGAGACGATGCTGCCCTACCTCACCGTGGAGAGCGGGCCCGCGTTCCTCGCCGTGCGCGGGTATCTGGTGGACCGGCTCCGCCAGGCGCGGCTGGCCGAGGGGCAGCCGGAGAGCGACCCGACTCCGGTGGCCGAGCTGATGGTCCGCATCACCGTGTCCTTCCTGCTCAATCCGGTGAGTGCCTTCGAGCTGGACGACGACGACCGGGTACGTGATTTCGCTCTGCGCTATCTGGTTCCGCTGCTCGGTCGCTGA